Genomic DNA from Haloplanus aerogenes:
GGCGTGGGCGACGCCTCGGCGGCACCCGGCCGCGTACAGGTGTTCGCCGCTCGGCACGAACTCGAACACACGACCGCCCGGGGGAGCATGGTCGCACCGGCGACGAGCGACCGCATCGTCGCCGTCGGTGCGGTCACGGACGGCGAGCGCCGGGCGTTCAGTTCGCTCTCTAACGCCGGCGCGGTCGATCTGACCGCGCCCGCTGGCGCCCGGACGCGCGCCGACCCCCACTTCGTCGGCACGTCGGCCGCCGCGCCCTACGTCGCCGGCACCGCGGCGCTCGTGGAAGCGGCCGGCGGCAATCCCTCGCCCACCCGCGTCGAGACCATCCTCGAACGCACCGCCGACGGCGGCGGTGACACGGTCGACGCGCTAGCCGCCGTCGAAGCCGCGAAGGCGGACGGGATGACGACGACCGACGGGGCGACACCGGCAGACGCTCGTGCGGACCGACCGACGACCGCGTCGGCCGACGGTGACACGGGGATGGTGACCGACCCGGATCACGCCGATCGGGAGTCGACCGACGCCGCCACCGCGGCGACGGAGCGATCCGAATCGACGAACGCGGCTGACCGCACCGCGGGCAACGTCACGCGGACCGGAGCAGAGACGGACGGGCGCGATGGGACGGACGAAGCCGACGACGGGACGACGGAAGTTGGCGATGGAACGACCGGACGGACGGATCAGTCGCCGGAGCGAAACCGGGATGATGGTGCGGACCGAAGTCGGGAGCGTGATCGTGCCGGCGCCGACGATACGAGTGGGTCCGACGACCGACGGCGACGTAACGGGGCGACCGGCAGCGACGACCCACGGGAGCGATAGGTCGTGACCTCGGGTATCGCGGACGCGCAGATCGAGGAGTACTGGGACTGGATCGCCGTCGCGCTCTTTCTCCTCCTCGCGGTCGACCTGCTGACGACGCTCGCGGCAGCCCGGATGGTCGGCACCGGCGCCGAGAGCAACCCGCTGATGCGCTGGCTGCTCGGCCGGAGCATCCTCGTCGTGATCGGCGCGCATCTCGCCGTCGTGGTGCTCGTCACCGGCTGTTTCCGCCTCCTCGTCGACCGCCTCCGGCAGACGCCGCCACCGGCGAACTACTACTTCGCCCTCGCGGTCGAGGCGTGGCTGGGCTTTCTCGTCGCCGTCGGTCTCGGCGTCTTCGCCAACAACCTCGCGGTGATCGTGCTAGGGGGCAGTCTGCTGTGAGTGGCGCGAGCCGAGCTTTTTATCCGAAGACGCCGCCAGCCTCCGGGTGATGGGTGAGACGTGGCGGGCGGTGTTCGGCCACGACGAACCGTACCCCGAACAGGCCGACGGCATCGAGACAGCTATCGAGACGGCCGAACGGGACGGGTTCGCGGTGATCGAAGGCGCCTGCGGCACCGGGAAGACGATGCTGGCGCTGACGGCGGGCATCGACCGCGTACGCGACCCCGACTCGTCGTTCGAGCGGGTGGTCGTCCTCACGAGCGTCAAACAGCAACTCCGGCAGTTCGAGGCCGACGTGCGCACGATCAACGAGAACCTGCCCGACGACTGGCGGCCCGTCTCGGCGTTGACGCTCGTCGGCAAGGCCGACGTGTGCCCGTACAGCCGCGAACGCGTCGGGAACATCGACGAGTCGACCGTCTACGACCGGTGTGAAGGGCTTCGGGAGCGGACGCGCAACCTGACCGGCTCCGAGGGCCCGACGACGGCCGCGACGCTGGCGTCCGAGGCGCGACAGGCCCAGACGGGACTGCTCGACTCGGGCGGCGCCGCGTCCGCCGGCCCCGACTATCTGGAGACGGCGGGCGAACCCACGCCGTACCTCCCCGACACCGCCGAGTACGGGGACACCGAATACTGCCCCTTCTACGCGCAGTACCTCGACGACCTGCCGGAGGACGGCGACCCCGTCGAAGCCGTCCCTTTCGACTTCGAGGACGCCGGCCTCCTCGACACCGAGGACCTCGTCGGCCTCGCGGCGGGCCACGGCACCTGCCCCCACTCGATGCTCGGGGCGCTCCTCCCGCACGTCGAAGTCGTGATCGGCAACTACTATCACGCGTTCGACCCGCGGACGGTCGACTCCTTCACGGGCGCCCTGCTCGACGAGTCGACGTTCGTCGTCTGCGACGAGGCGCACATGCTCGAACCGCGGGTGCGCGACCTGGTGAGCGACGGCGTGGCCGACGCGACGCTCCGAGACGCCGAGTCGGAGCTGACGCGAGTGATTCAGCCGCTGGAATTCGACCCAGATTCGCGGGACAGCGCCCTCGTCCGTGGCGAACTGGAGGAGACCGAGGTGAGCCTCACGGAACTGAAGGAGACGCGGGCGTTCGTCCGCGACCTGCGCGAGGAACTCGACCGCCGGGTACGCGCCCACCTCGACCGGGAGCATCCGGCGTGGCGGACGGCGCTCGACGACCTGCCGGACGACGAGATTCCGCTCCGCGATCCGGAGACACCGGAACCCGATGCCATCACGGAGTGGGCCGAGGGACGGTACGGCGACGACGTGTGGGTGCGCGCCGAGACGGTCGCCGCCGTCGTCGCACGCGTCCTGAACGAACTGGAGGAGGAGGACCGCGAACGCGCCGCCCCGACGGTCGGGCGGGTGCTGGGGGCGTGGTACCGCGCGGATCACGGTCGCTACTTCCGCGCTATCGACCTCTCGCGGACGTGGAACGAGTCGGAGCCCGCGGACTCGTGGCGGCGGGCCTACAACGCGCGCCTCTCCCTCCATAACTGCGTCCCCGGCGACGCCATCGCGAGTCGACTGGGCGATTTCGGCGGCGGCGTGTTGATGTCTGCGACGCTCGAACCGCTGGACGTGTTCCGGACGGTCACGGGCCTCGACGATCTGGAAGACGCCGGTCGGCCCGTCGTCGAGCGAACCTACGGCCTCACCTTCCCCGCCGAGAACCGCGCGAGTTTCGCCGTCGACGCGCCGGCCTTTACCCACGAGAACCGCGGCGCGCCGGGGTCGGCGAGCGAGGCGCGGCAGGTGTACGTCGACGCCGTCGCGGAGGTGGCGGGCCGCGAGGGGAACGTCCTCGTCGGGATGCCCAACTACGCGGAGGCGGAGTGGATGGCCGGCGAGTTGGAGGCGCGTCTCGACACCCCCGTTCTGCTCGACGAGTCGAGCGACGACGGCGCGACCGAGGCGCTGAAAAGCGACTTCTTCGCGGGGGGATCGAAGACCCTCGTCACCAGCCTCCGGGGAACGCTCACGGAGGGAGTGGACTACCGCGGCGACCGCCTGCACGCGGCGGTCGTCTGCGGGGTGCCGCTGGTGGATACGACCCGACCGCGGACGCGTGCGGTCGTGACGGCGTACGACCGGGCGTTCGGGTCCGACGGCCGCGGCGGCCGGAGCGGCTTCGAGACGGCGCTGACAGTGCCCGCCGTTCGGAAGGCACGGCAGGCGGTCGGGCGAGTGATCCGTGGCCCCGACGAACGCGGGGTTCGCGTCCTCGTCGACGCGCGCTACGCTCGCGACCGCTGGAACGGAGTCCGCGAGTACTTCCCCGAGTGGGAGCGCGAGGAGTTCCAGCCCGTCAGTCCGGATATGCTGTCGCTGGGGCTGGATCGGTTCGAGTAACTATCGCGGCCGACGCCCGCTCCACGCTTCGCGGCACTCGTCGTCACAGAAGTGGAGATGTTCAGCTTCGCTCTCCTCGATCCAGGAGACGACCCGATGGTCCGGCTCCTGAACGATTTTCTTCCCACACGTATGGCAGGTTGGTGCAGTGCTCTCGTCGACGTCCTCCCCAATATCGGATGTGGGGTCGATCATCTTTCCAGTCAGTAACGGAGAACCCGTCTTAAATCCCGCTAAGTCGGGCCGCGGACCGGGTCATCCTCCGGGATGCGGACACGTAATCGTCTCACACGGCGTGGGATCGGAGACGGTCCGTTCGCGGCCGTCGGGCCACTGGACGACGAGTTCGCGCGGCGTCGACGAGCCGAGACCGAAGTGGGCGACGGGTTCCATCTGGCAGAGATAGCCGCTCCCGGCGTCGATCAAGCGGGTCTGTCGCCCCTCGTCGGTCGTCAGGTCGACGCGCGCGCCGCGGGCGGGTGCGCCGTCGGCCGTGAGGGGCCGCACCCGGAGCCAGTCGCCGTCGTTGGGAGCGGTAAAGAGCGAGAGGGGTTGGGCCTCGGCTTCGCCGTGGACGACGAGGAGTTCGAGCGTCCCGTCGCCGTCGAGGTCAGCGACGGCAGCACCGGTGCCCATTCCCTCGGATTCGAGGGCGTCG
This window encodes:
- a CDS encoding DUF7576 family protein produces the protein MIDPTSDIGEDVDESTAPTCHTCGKKIVQEPDHRVVSWIEESEAEHLHFCDDECREAWSGRRPR
- a CDS encoding ATP-dependent DNA helicase; protein product: MGETWRAVFGHDEPYPEQADGIETAIETAERDGFAVIEGACGTGKTMLALTAGIDRVRDPDSSFERVVVLTSVKQQLRQFEADVRTINENLPDDWRPVSALTLVGKADVCPYSRERVGNIDESTVYDRCEGLRERTRNLTGSEGPTTAATLASEARQAQTGLLDSGGAASAGPDYLETAGEPTPYLPDTAEYGDTEYCPFYAQYLDDLPEDGDPVEAVPFDFEDAGLLDTEDLVGLAAGHGTCPHSMLGALLPHVEVVIGNYYHAFDPRTVDSFTGALLDESTFVVCDEAHMLEPRVRDLVSDGVADATLRDAESELTRVIQPLEFDPDSRDSALVRGELEETEVSLTELKETRAFVRDLREELDRRVRAHLDREHPAWRTALDDLPDDEIPLRDPETPEPDAITEWAEGRYGDDVWVRAETVAAVVARVLNELEEEDRERAAPTVGRVLGAWYRADHGRYFRAIDLSRTWNESEPADSWRRAYNARLSLHNCVPGDAIASRLGDFGGGVLMSATLEPLDVFRTVTGLDDLEDAGRPVVERTYGLTFPAENRASFAVDAPAFTHENRGAPGSASEARQVYVDAVAEVAGREGNVLVGMPNYAEAEWMAGELEARLDTPVLLDESSDDGATEALKSDFFAGGSKTLVTSLRGTLTEGVDYRGDRLHAAVVCGVPLVDTTRPRTRAVVTAYDRAFGSDGRGGRSGFETALTVPAVRKARQAVGRVIRGPDERGVRVLVDARYARDRWNGVREYFPEWEREEFQPVSPDMLSLGLDRFE
- a CDS encoding DUF5658 family protein, producing MTSGIADAQIEEYWDWIAVALFLLLAVDLLTTLAAARMVGTGAESNPLMRWLLGRSILVVIGAHLAVVVLVTGCFRLLVDRLRQTPPPANYYFALAVEAWLGFLVAVGLGVFANNLAVIVLGGSLL